Part of the Aquarana catesbeiana isolate 2022-GZ linkage group LG06, ASM4218655v1, whole genome shotgun sequence genome is shown below.
ttATTTGCTTACATAGCGATCACGATAGCCCATCCACTCACAGCGACTGGGTACCAAGCACAGTGATCCGCTGTGTCCAGCAGACACAGCAGTCATGGGATCACACCacctgggcggcaagtggttaaatcagttaAATGCATTGCAGCAGgtccatcttaaaaaaaaaattgtcttacaGCTCGATTTGTTTAAAAAGCCACCATagcctaagtagaaaagcctgtcccctgccagcatgctgtagagtaggacccttgctctctgtgtggaagcagagaTCTCTCTGAAGAAACCTGACCCGCCACCTgctgagctagagctctccaatcatcaGGGAGCACGAGCTTTGCTGATTTCAGAGCGGTAGGATGTAATCCAAGACAAACTCTATATTTTTTTAGGGTACTGCTTAGGTCCACTTTAGAATTCTTCAGCCACTGTAGCTTTAGAGGTGAGCCAAGACTGGAGGTATGGACAGCAGGACAGGTAGGTATTACACATGTTTTTTATAGGCTTTAAAGACGCATTACTAAACACAACTCAAAACACTAAGATTGTAAAAACAACTCTAAGATTGTTAGGAAGAGAAAAGTTAAATAGATGAACTCATACTCACCCGAATTTTGTCATTGAGTAGCACCTCTGTTGTGTCTTCATCCAGTTCCCGCTGTGGGTATACACTTATGCCGTGGGCCTGTAGATCCTTCCTTATCTACAAATGACAGCAATGCATTGTGAACAGGAAAGTCAACATTTTTGCAATGGACTCAGATTTAAAGTGAACCATTCAGGGCAAAGAAGGGGGTTCAATGCCCCCTCTTCAGCTGCACATACTCCACATACACCCAACAAGAGTGAAGAAAGACAACCCTTTGTAATTTCTGAGCTGCTCCAGCTAAAGCTTACACAGTGCTATTGACCTCTATGTGGCAGTGCTGGGCCAATCACCAATGCTGTCAAGTGCTCCTGGATACCAAGAAGTACTGTGTATTTTCTCCACTCCTTCATAGTTGAACGGTGGAAGAAAAGGTGAgtatgggctgctggggagggggcaTTAAAGCGGGCCTTCCACCTCAGGGACATGATCTGCTCATTCAAGATGTCCCCCTCCCTAAAATACTGCATAAAAGTCCTCCTGCCGATAGGATCCCTGGGAATACTGAGAAGCCCAAATCTCAAAGAAGCTGCAGCACTGTGGTGCAGGATTGTCTTCCCTAGATATTTGGGCTACTCAACATTCTCTATAATCTATCCATAAGCAGGATGATGTCAAATTCTTCAAAGCACtggggaaggaagaaaaaaaaaggtaagtttATGATCCATTACCCCCATCCCAGCAGGTACTTTATGCAGTGCTTTTGGAAGTGACCTGGTCACTACGGTAGAAGGTTTGCTTAAATCAGACCTTCTACCATAGTGAAAAACCATACCCCAGATCAACTGCTTCTTCAGTATTCAACAGTTGAGGACCAATGCTCTGGCTGGGATGTTTAGTCCCTCATACGATAGTTCCATAAAGTATGGTTCCATAAAGTTCCATAAGTAAAGCTGGACACTTGGCAGACACTACTAACGCGTTTCGGCTACAGCATCTCCCTCAATGCTATGAGGAAGTCTGTGTCGCCGAAACGGGTTAGAGGTCTGTGTACTGTGTCATTTAATAAGTAGCCAATAAAGATTATTTCGGAGAGCACACCAAGTGACCGGCTTTACATGTTATGGAACCTTCTACCTTAGTGGCCAGGTAAACTTATTCAAGGTAGGTCTGCTTtaagcaaacctgttgctttggTGTATGGTTGTGGAAATGCACAGTGCTATAAATGTTTGGTAGAAGGCTCTGTGGATTTGAATTATGCCTTAGAGAGTAGTCAATCGTATCCAAACCTGCTCTGAAAGATGCCAGTCAGATAGTCAAAAGAAAGAATCGGATTGTTCTTAGCCACCAATTTTTCCATCTACAATGAATGGTCTGATATCCTAGACATCATCCATGAATCTTGATTGCCATGACTTGTGAATTGCATGATCCTCCTCAGACAAGTCTACTCGTAGACTCAGCAAAACATTtgagtttttttaatttatgataTTTGTGAACCTGAATAGCCGTGCTTAGTACATTTTTATTGGGACCTACCCTCTGCTTAAACTCTTCTCTCTCCTCCAATGTGAGTGTGTCGGCTTTTGCAATAACTGGAACAACGTTTACAATGCGACCTAGTCGTTTCATGAACTCGAGGTCCAGCGGTCTTAGCCTGGGGGTAAGAACAGTTATAAGGTGAAGACCCAAGCAATGGTTCACAATACAATCCACATACAGCCAGCAATAAGTCACAATACATAAAGGGAGGTAATagtttttaaatcattttaataCATATTAGAGGCAACTCTGGAACAACCTGACCATTCTCAGCACTCTATAAACCTGTATGCTCCGCCATGTTAAAAGTACACATTTATGTCAATGGAGAAGAAGGGTGGCGGAGTGAGGAAACTGGCTGTCCCTGCTTATCAAGGGGAGAACAGTATAGAATGAGAGATGTCTTCTAAGCTGCCCAGCTGTCTATAAATGTAGAGTAGTAGGCATTATCTTCTGGATCAAAACACAGTGGCGAATCACAAAAAATAAACCAGAAATTTCCCTTATTGAAGGAGCTCCTGTTAGAACCTGGGTCTCTTggtggtggcactgtgcttcccagagcgggaggttgtagttccagtgtccaccagtgggtgtctccacCATctgtctccacctgatgctggctgcttggagggtatttagtccctcctccACTATTACACTTTGCTTCAGTGTTTTGCTTTGCTGCAAGATACTGCTTGCCACTTATCCTGAGTAGAGATCCTGATTTTgctcctgccctgcatccagtgaggcccggaacgaaaaggaaagaagaagcgaatagtgcagggccgggcatgacagtgtgtctagtgacacacacagggTTAAGTTGGCCAGGTTGTGGTGGGGTGGAGCCAGCAGGAAACTTTAGAGGTGGGGTCATATAAGAGGAGGGGCGGAGCTGGGACGGAGTCAGTGGAGAAggaagagacacgaggaggcagattttcccaccctccctccctattagGCTTGTTGTTAGTgtggttaatgtgtgtgtttatttttcagattCGGAGGAagtggtcgtcatgacagctgtgGTCTGGCTGTGTTTttgctgttggtcggtgacggtagcggtaaacaaaatgtggtaaaaaggggtggggggtcatcgatagtatggcccctccggtgtattcccgaaatggaataccggtacggttacactgcgggcaaggggttgtctccgagcggtacagctggaggcctatcaagttggaatgGTTCCCGCGTGTAAGTTTTGATATGTGGAAAAAGGGtggagctccgtcattgaccaacagattgcagttaataacatgttgtttgcactaaagttatatgttatttatatatttaaggttattggagttatttattcagtttgtttaataaataggctgttatggccattttaaaactccaatagattggtgtggtctcgttaatttaaatAAGAAAAGGGGGTTGGTAAAATGGTATAGCAGTAAGAGAAAAtaagtgggtacatctggaatacacttgtCATGAACCCTGCTGCCTATTTTCTGCTCCCCTTGTGCCTGATCCCAGTCTTGGTTCCCCCTTGCCATCTGTTCCTTGCAGCTCCAGTTTTCCCTGTTTATTTGTGTTCCccaattttgtacatattttttttatagttggtTTGTTAGTTAGGCTTCCTGTTGCTTAGGTTGCTAGTTAAGCATTTTGGTTATATGGTTGTGGTTCACTTGTATCTTCATGTTTGCTGTGTTTCCTGTTTGCTGGTGTATGATGTCTTTTGTTTTACTATCAACACATTTACTTTACTATATATAGTCTGGCCTCGGGTTTCTAGTGTAGCTACGCAAATTTGGCTATCCCTGTAGCTGCACACTCACCAGTGGCCCGTTGAGGGGATGAAGTAGATACAGCTGTGGATCCGGGAGTCAGGAATACGACGTTTCCGGTTCACCAGAATCTCCTCTCTCAGGTACTTCTCATACTGTTCATGGATGTATTTGATAATTGGGTCCCAGCTAAAATATAAGGGCAAATGGAGAGTTGATACAGAGTATATGTCTACAATCCAGGGGAAGGGGGAAGAGAAAATGGGCTTCAAGGATCCCACTTAAGAGGATACCCCTGGGCCTATATAATCAACTAATTCCTGTCAGAAAAAGAAACATGGAAGCCACATGGAACCAACATGGAAGCCACTAATTCTGACCCATTAAGACCAGCCTGGAACAAGTATGTGTATATGAGATGTTCAGACACTCCATACACTCACACATGTTCTAAGGCAATGGCTCACAAAGTAGTGAAGGATGGAAAAGGATGAAGGTTGAGAAACGAGGCCTTCAAAAAAAGGTTGGCAATGGCTTACTACCACAATCAGCTCATTTTGTGCTTGTCTGGAAAGCCTGAGAAAAACTATAAAATCAGGAACTGTAGGGATGAAACACATTCTTCATACCAATTCTGGTTGTTGATCTGATCCCCAAATCCTGGCGTGTCAATGACGGTGAGTCTCATCTCCACTCCTCGTTCCTCGATCACTGCAGAGAGCAGACAGAGTCAAGTCTATTCACTGTACACTTATCTGTTGGTCATAACCATCCACCCTTCCTTTTAAACAGATGCCCATGTCTGTTCTCTAGCCAGatcactagcattttcagaaggaggtcagcaatcaTGACAGATTTACTTCAAAGCAAATATATAGTAGTTCTAGACATATTTTCTACATCaaggatctccaaactgtggccctttgcttgcctttatctggcccttggggcactatttctcccactgacaccaacaatgggattctCATTCTATCAGAGGGCTCAGACCCTGGTTGCAACGAAAAACAGCCTGTCTGAAAGGGAGCTGTTTTCCCTTTAATTTGAGATTGGCTGTAGTCCTCTGAGAATCCTTTGTCATGTAGTAAATGCTTAtttgttaaagggtaagttcacctttacagaaaaatctgtaaggtaaacttacacaggaccccctcctcatcccccccgtggtcccgctgacctggactctGGCAATCTACCGCTCTAAGCCCTGGTATTTCTGTGTCAggagtctggggcttagaaatccccttggcaTCCACGCGTCTTCTCTATAGCTGACAGGAggggctatgcggctgctgattggtcagcacagcccatgtgatggcgctgaccaattagaatgctccaaaacatcCCTCCTGACGAGGTACATTTGGAAATTCATctcagaggatttctaagccccgaacTCCTGGCGTGGATATACTGGGGCTAAGAAAAGGAGATTGCTGCGGTCaccaggggggggggtgtcaatgagggggtcctgtgtaagttcaccttacagatttttttctgtaaaggtgaacttaacaTTTAAACTAAGAATTTGGCATttggtagggttgaggtcagggcttttctagagggttgaggtcagggcttggTGCAGAACACTCAACTTCCTCCACTCCAAAACCATCAAACCATGTCATTATgaaaatgttggatgagaagacctggctcgttccaatttatcccaaaggttttcaggagggttgaggtcagggctttgtgcgggacacttaagttcctccacaccaaactcatcaaactatgTTTTTATGGAGCTCGTTTTGTACACAGGGGTATAGTCTTGCTGAAACAGAAAggggccttcaccaaactgttaccacaaagttggagacatgCTATTGACTAAAATATCTTTGTCTGTAGCATTACAAGTACCATTCTGTGGAGACATCTGAATTTGGAGGGGGGTTCACATAGCTTTGGCCATTTAGTGTAGATAtgatagactaatgccgcgtacacacgataagactttccgccaacaaaaccgttcatttttgttcgaagggtgttggctcaaacttgtcttgcatacacacggtcacacgaatgtTGGTCCAAAATTCCGAACctaagaacgtggtgacatacaagacgtacgacgagccgagaaaaagcaagttcaatagccagtgcggctccttctgcttgattcagagcatgcatgaacttttgtgcgccggacttgtgtacacactatcggactttccgccaacaaaattaagttggctgaaaatttgagaacctgctctcaaacatttgtgggcggaaattccaacagcaaatgttcgatggagcatacacacggacggactttccggcaacaaactcacatccaacatttcccgttggaaagcccgatcgtgtgtgcgcggcattagtgtCTACAACATTTGGGCACTGAGTGCATTTTGGCCTATTTGGTTTAGTAGGACCATTTCTCACCCTGACTGATGGCTTTTAATTCCAGCGTTTTAGGGATACCGGCACCAGGAGTCTTGCGAATCACTTTTGATTTGAAGAGAGTATTCACCAATGTGGATTTCCCCAAACCGCTCTGACCTGAAAAAGAATAATTAAAACAGAGGTTAGAAAAAAgcaaatgcacacaaaaaaaaaaagtcaggaaacGCACGAAAAAAGTCAGCAAAGGCACAAAAAATATTAATcagcaaacacacaaaaaaaaaaagtcaaaatgttAAAGCAAccaataaaaggttttttttttattttatttttagcataCACTATTTTTTATATGTCTACATTTGTAGAAAGCACATTCTAAACATGATAAAGATTTAAAAAGCAGAAGAGAGAACACTGAAACTGCTATTTTTTTTGATGGGGAATAACAGATAAACCGAAGGAACAGAAAGTCAGCTACTTCTACTGAAAGCAGGACAAGACCTGGGAAGTCCATATAGTTTCATGATCCgcggagctcctcgtcacttcctgactcgcctgtgctcctgggaaatgatgtgtcatcataAAATAAAGTATATGTCGCCATCACACCATGGATCTATACTATgaatacagggccgtctttaatattgattggaccctgggcaaaacttttcttggggccccctctTTCATGCAGTttgctgaatcagatcaggcagcgattgcgattggttgccagaggttacagtgtatcattaccgctcactgattggttgctagaggttacagcacacattacggctcactgattagttgctagaggttacagcacatgatttctgcttgttgattggctgctagagattactgtggatatgacctcaggggggcatgatatacatatcaatgccgccggccaccgctatttacatattcatgccgccactatttacatatgaatgccggtaatttacatgtaaacacagggtctgcaggtgagtcatctgtacacaacaaaaagggcagagctgggcagcgttAGTAAccgcacttcacactgagatattgggacacagcacgggactaaaacctcaagggatgagggaatttaaaccaggatagttggcaagtatgaggcagctgctttgggccccacaacaatgacagggccccgggcagctgccccttttgccctgccttaaaaacgaccCTGTATGAATAGTCCAAGAATTTATTACAGTGATCACATCAAATGCAGGTGAAATGTTTTAGAGCCACAAAGAACTTCTTCAAACAGACGTAACAATGTGATCCTGCATAGCTCTAAAACATTGCACTTATAGTGAAATTTTCCtcgctttcctctcacttccccttgtatctacaagacaggaagtaaagagaaatttaCTGACTGGGACTATATTGATAaaaatctgagtttttttttttttttttattgtttccatattctatcccccaaaaaatggatttagatatactttaaggccTCGTTTACACCATATGCAGAGATGTCCGTTTTTCTGCCCGCGTTCTGGGGGCAGAGGGCCCAAAGAagacaattgttctctatgtgccctgttcacaccacaacactggtatcacgtgCAGATTTTTTCTGTGGAGGAACCTGCAACCTGTATTCAGTTTTCCACCTGGAAAAAAACTGATGTGACatcaacattgtggtgtgaacaggacagCAGAGAAAGTGATGACACGGTGTGatgcagtggaggctggtgctgtACAACATAGGATTGTAacggacctgggacacctttgggcacgcCAAAGAGAAAAGTAATGCGGCGCACATAGTGCCCCTTCACCCAGTCAGATCCTGTTCCCGAGCCACACTcctatctgaataatgtgtccgggtttcagtccgcctgaaacctgaACACATGATtaaaaacctggactgtccaggtaAATCCCGGACAGGTGACAGCCCTAGTGCCTCTctttgcaatgcaggcagatcatggctggtcggaggggtcagcagggtgctgtacagagcttcctgaaaACCTCCCtgcacccggcctcagtactcctctctagAGCCCTCATCCTTGTGGAAGCAGGAGGAAGAGTTATATAAATATTaaaagccttaaagcggagttccacccacaaatggaacttccgctttaagtgtaggtgaacccctgacatgccacatttggcatgtcattttttgggaggaggagcgggtaccctgtttttacgggcACCCAGCCCCCACTTCCTCCCTGGCGCTGTGGCGCCAGAAGGAAgttgccctctccccctccctccctgcaatcttctgggacacgccaCGGGCGAGGCTCCATGCGCCCGCATCGTTGGACCGTGGGACAAGTCGGCAGCTTCTCTCCAGGCTGCGGGCGGCTGCTTCCtcgcttcccctgtgtctcctccctcctcctcctggtggcAAATCCGATCAGATCTCCTTTCTTCCAATCGGGTgaggggtctcaggacctgcttcctaattggccgggagaagaatcagtgttacaatagcgaatactcatt
Proteins encoded:
- the LOC141148661 gene encoding neuronal-specific septin-3-like isoform X2; amino-acid sequence: MEEVILAPAVEDSMEAKICDELGREPFGYVGIDSVLDQMKRKAMKHGFEFNIMVVGQSGLGKSTLVNTLFKSKVIRKTPGAGIPKTLELKAISQVIEERGVEMRLTVIDTPGFGDQINNQNCWDPIIKYIHEQYEKYLREEILVNRKRRIPDSRIHSCIYFIPSTGHWLRPLDLEFMKRLGRIVNVVPVIAKADTLTLEEREEFKQRIRKDLQAHGISVYPQRELDEDTTEVLLNDKIREKIPFAVVGTDEEHQVNGKRVLGRKTKWGIIEVENTSHCEFADLRDLLIRSNLQDLKDITHNIHYETYRVSRLNEKNGTAQLKEVSSL